Proteins co-encoded in one Deltaproteobacteria bacterium genomic window:
- the glnA gene encoding type I glutamate--ammonia ligase, translating into MTPKEVLEFIKSKQIEMVDLKFMDFIGTWQHFAVPVYELKDDSFEEGFGFDGSSIRGWQPIHASDMLVIPEAATAVVDPFITRPTLSLICNIVDPITKENYTRDPRNIARKAEAYLKSTGIADQAYFGPEAEFFIFDDIRFGTGSNFGFHYIDSSEGVWNSGREEKPNLGYKPRHKEGYFPVPPTDSQHDLRDEMVRVMESIGLKIEAQHHEVATAGQAEIDLRFDTLVKIADALQWYKYICKNVARKFGKTVTFMPKPLFADNGSGMHTHQSLWKGGKPLFAGEEYGGLSKMALHYIGGILKHAPAICAFSNPTMNSYKRLVPGFEAPVNLAYSSRNRSAAVRIPMYSANPKTKRLEFRTPDPSCNGYIAFAAQLMAGLDGIQNKLNPGEPLDKDIYALSPEELASVPTTPGALEESLKALENDHDFLLKGDVFTMDVIEKWIEYKMDAEVNPIKMRPTPHEFFLYFDC; encoded by the coding sequence ATGACCCCGAAGGAAGTGCTGGAGTTCATCAAGAGCAAGCAGATCGAAATGGTCGACCTGAAATTCATGGATTTCATCGGCACCTGGCAGCATTTCGCCGTGCCGGTCTACGAGCTGAAGGACGACAGCTTCGAGGAGGGCTTCGGGTTCGACGGCTCGAGCATCCGGGGCTGGCAGCCGATCCACGCGTCGGATATGCTCGTCATCCCCGAGGCCGCTACCGCGGTGGTCGATCCCTTCATAACCCGGCCGACCTTGTCCCTCATCTGCAACATCGTCGACCCGATCACCAAGGAGAACTACACCCGCGACCCGCGGAACATCGCGCGGAAGGCCGAAGCGTACCTTAAATCCACCGGCATCGCCGACCAGGCCTACTTCGGGCCGGAGGCGGAGTTCTTCATATTCGACGACATCCGTTTCGGGACGGGGTCGAACTTCGGTTTTCACTACATAGATTCGAGCGAGGGCGTATGGAACTCCGGGCGCGAGGAGAAGCCGAACCTGGGCTACAAGCCGCGCCACAAGGAAGGGTACTTCCCCGTTCCGCCCACCGACTCCCAGCATGACCTGCGTGACGAGATGGTCCGCGTCATGGAGTCGATCGGGCTGAAGATCGAGGCGCAGCACCACGAGGTCGCCACGGCGGGGCAGGCGGAAATCGACCTTCGGTTCGACACGCTCGTGAAGATCGCCGACGCGCTACAGTGGTACAAGTACATCTGCAAGAACGTCGCGCGGAAGTTCGGCAAGACCGTCACCTTCATGCCGAAGCCGCTCTTCGCGGACAACGGCAGCGGGATGCACACCCACCAGTCCCTGTGGAAGGGCGGCAAGCCGCTCTTCGCGGGAGAGGAGTACGGCGGGCTTTCCAAGATGGCGCTCCACTACATCGGCGGGATCCTCAAGCACGCCCCGGCCATCTGCGCCTTCTCAAACCCGACGATGAACTCCTACAAGCGGCTTGTCCCCGGCTTCGAAGCGCCGGTGAACCTGGCGTACTCGAGCCGGAACCGCTCCGCGGCGGTCCGCATCCCGATGTATTCGGCGAACCCGAAGACCAAGCGGCTGGAATTCCGCACCCCCGACCCGTCCTGCAACGGCTACATCGCCTTCGCGGCGCAGCTCATGGCGGGGCTGGACGGCATCCAGAACAAGCTGAACCCCGGCGAGCCGCTGGACAAGGACATCTACGCCCTTTCGCCGGAGGAGCTGGCGAGCGTCCCCACCACGCCGGGCGCGCTGGAAGAGTCGCTCAAGGCGCTGGAGAACGACCACGACTTCCTTCTCAAGGGCGACGTCTTCACGATGGACGTAATCGAGAAGTGGATCGAATACAAGATGGACGCCGAAGTCAACCCGATCAAGATGCGGCCGACCCCGCACGAGTTCTTCCTCTACTTCGACTGCTAA
- a CDS encoding P-II family nitrogen regulator — translation MKKIEAIIKPFKLDEVKEALNDIGIHGMTVSEVKGFGRQKGHTELYRGAEYVVDFLPKIKLEIILPDDLIAQVVETVEKSARTGRIGDGKIFVTNVEEVVRIRTGERGHDAI, via the coding sequence ATGAAGAAAATCGAGGCCATCATCAAGCCGTTCAAGCTGGACGAGGTCAAGGAGGCCTTGAACGACATCGGCATCCACGGGATGACCGTTTCCGAGGTCAAGGGGTTCGGCCGCCAGAAGGGGCATACCGAACTCTACCGCGGCGCCGAGTACGTCGTGGATTTCCTCCCCAAGATCAAGCTGGAAATCATCCTGCCCGACGACCTTATCGCCCAGGTGGTGGAGACGGTCGAAAAATCCGCGCGGACCGGCCGTATCGGCGACGGGAAGATATTCGTGACGAACGTGGAGGAAGTGGTGCGGATCCGCACGGGCGAGCGCGGGCACGACGCTATCTGA
- a CDS encoding TPM domain-containing protein, whose amino-acid sequence MHLRGCRLHRLTAKPGGKTFLAVVLAATLILAAVFHCAAAEPTVPKAAGYVTDTAGVMGEWASRTENLCRDIERQTTAEVAVLTVDSTAPLETQQYAQKVFDEWKIGKKGRDNGILFLVAVGDRKMWIATGYGVEGQLPDGKVGEIRDRILRPLFRQNRYGEGIYMGVKAAGSVLTGGKIEPPKGTARKKTGFPVGLLLLLLVFGVPYLLFRSLLPGSRGRGGGFWFPGGGFGGGGFGGGGFGGFGGGFSGGGGAGGSW is encoded by the coding sequence ATGCATTTGCGCGGTTGCCGTCTGCATCGCCTCACGGCCAAACCCGGCGGAAAAACTTTTCTTGCGGTGGTCCTTGCCGCGACTCTTATTCTTGCAGCGGTATTTCATTGCGCAGCCGCGGAGCCGACCGTCCCGAAGGCGGCGGGTTACGTCACCGACACGGCAGGCGTCATGGGCGAGTGGGCATCCCGGACAGAAAACCTCTGCCGCGACATAGAACGGCAGACTACGGCCGAGGTCGCCGTCCTGACCGTCGACAGCACCGCCCCCCTCGAAACTCAGCAGTACGCCCAGAAGGTATTCGACGAATGGAAGATCGGAAAGAAGGGAAGGGACAACGGAATCCTATTCCTCGTGGCGGTCGGCGACCGGAAAATGTGGATCGCCACGGGATACGGCGTCGAAGGACAGCTTCCCGACGGCAAGGTCGGGGAGATTCGCGACCGTATCCTTCGTCCCCTGTTCCGCCAGAACCGGTACGGCGAGGGGATCTACATGGGCGTCAAGGCCGCGGGCAGCGTGCTGACCGGCGGAAAGATCGAGCCGCCCAAGGGAACCGCGCGGAAGAAGACCGGCTTCCCGGTAGGTCTCCTGCTCCTCCTGCTGGTTTTCGGAGTCCCCTACCTGCTCTTCCGGTCGCTGTTGCCGGGTTCCCGCGGCAGGGGCGGCGGATTCTGGTTCCCCGGCGGAGGATTCGGGGGCGGAGGGTTCGGCGGTGGCGGCTTCGGAGGGTTCGGCGGCGGATTTTCGGGTGGCGGAGGCGCAGGCGGAAGCTGGTAG
- a CDS encoding LemA family protein — MQMSKKILIAAVVVVLLLGFKGVGAYNGIVRNDVTVNEKWGQVQNVLQRRADLIPNLVQSVKGYASHEKEIFENVAAARAKLAGARTPAETMKANADVSSALSRLLVVVENYPQLKADQTFIRLMDELAGAENRISVERMRYNEAVGTFNTSIRVFPNNVVAGMSGFSAKPFFEAEAAAKGVPKVDFGK; from the coding sequence ATACAGATGAGCAAAAAGATTCTGATCGCAGCGGTGGTCGTAGTCCTTCTGCTGGGGTTCAAGGGGGTCGGCGCCTATAACGGCATCGTGCGGAACGACGTAACGGTGAACGAGAAGTGGGGGCAGGTGCAGAACGTGCTCCAGAGGCGCGCGGACCTGATCCCCAACCTCGTGCAGTCCGTAAAGGGTTACGCCAGCCACGAGAAGGAAATATTCGAGAACGTCGCGGCAGCGCGCGCGAAGCTGGCAGGCGCGAGAACCCCGGCGGAGACGATGAAGGCGAACGCAGATGTATCCTCCGCACTCTCCCGCTTGCTGGTGGTCGTCGAAAATTATCCGCAGCTCAAGGCGGACCAGACCTTCATCCGCCTGATGGACGAGCTGGCCGGGGCTGAAAACCGGATTTCCGTCGAGCGGATGCGGTACAACGAAGCGGTCGGAACGTTCAACACGTCGATCCGGGTCTTCCCAAACAACGTCGTCGCGGGAATGTCGGGGTTCAGCGCGAAGCCGTTCTTCGAGGCGGAAGCCGCGGCCAAGGGAGTCCCCAAGGTCGACTTCGGCAAATAA
- a CDS encoding NYN domain-containing protein yields MIVDGYNLARSGELPLESDPTAPEGRDELCALLSAYSREKRLRLTVVFDGRGSGNPDRTRTAFKGGTAVFSSRSETADDVIRDLARNAAAGTIVVTSDRGLAGTLPSRNIPVVSCAEFAGRLFDHWLEVLKGAPCEAPRPDRGTGKKGEGHRASKQDRKRNQILRKL; encoded by the coding sequence TTGATAGTTGACGGGTACAACCTGGCGCGGTCGGGCGAACTCCCCCTCGAATCGGACCCGACCGCCCCCGAAGGGCGCGACGAGCTCTGCGCCCTTCTTTCCGCATACTCGCGTGAAAAGCGGCTTCGCCTCACGGTCGTCTTCGACGGGCGGGGGTCCGGAAATCCCGACCGGACTCGGACGGCGTTCAAGGGCGGCACGGCCGTCTTCTCCTCCCGCTCCGAAACAGCCGACGATGTAATCCGGGACCTCGCCCGCAATGCCGCCGCGGGAACGATCGTCGTCACTTCCGATCGCGGACTCGCCGGAACCCTGCCTTCCCGAAACATCCCGGTCGTCTCCTGCGCAGAGTTCGCCGGACGCCTCTTCGATCACTGGCTGGAAGTCCTCAAGGGAGCTCCGTGCGAAGCCCCCCGCCCGGACCGCGGCACAGGCAAGAAGGGCGAGGGCCACCGGGCCAGTAAACAGGACCGCAAACGTAACCAGATCCTTCGTAAACTCTGA